The following is a genomic window from Thermocladium sp. ECH_B.
TAATAGAATTCGGTTCCGGCGCACGTGTGGAGACCGGCAATATAATGCCGATACAATCCATACCTGAGGGAACAATGATATCCAACATAGAAAAACGTCCTGGGGATGGGGGCAAATACGCGAGATCCAATGGCTCATATGCAGTGGTGCTAGTGCACAAGGGCAATTTCACCAGCATACAACTGCCCAGCGGTATAATAGTTGATGTGGATTCCCGCTCCAGGGCAACGATAGGGATAGTGGCCGGCGGTGGTAGAACCGAGAAACCAATGGTAAAAGCCGGAGCAAAGTACCACCTAGCTAAGAGCAAGTCATGGAAGTATCCATTAGTTAGAGGAAAGGCAATGAGCGCGTATGCACATCCACATGGAGGAGGATCACACCAGCATGGAGGAACACCAGTGCCTAGAAACGCACCGCCTGGACAAAAGGTTGGATTCATAGCGCCGATGTGCACTGGACGTGGATGCAGGAGGGTTCGCGCGCAAATGCAGCAACAGCAACGGCAAGCCACTCAACGGACTACCCATTAATTGAAAAATTAACCCTACTTGATCAAGGATTAAAGCCCTAATATAAGTTTAAGGTGCTCAATATGAAGGCATTTGTATTTTTTCTCAACCATAAAAAGAGCGATAGTCTTCTCTTTCAAGGAATGAATTAGAGCTTTGATATGTAATAAAGAATGGCGATTCCCACGAGGCTGCTCGCTGTTATTGCTAGAGACGGCAAAGCTATCGTTTCATCGTATCCCATAATTGCCCACTTATAATAAGTCACAAGCATCACTAGCCCCTCTAGCAAAAACATTAATGAAGCAATCAAGAGNAATCTGCCTATTCTAGTGAAGCCTATTGAGTAATAGTTACGCACTATCATTATCGCCAACAATAAGTCCCCAATCACTAATGCTATATCGATGATCCAATACATGCCTATCATCTCTCTCCCCTCGCTGCCCTTACTGCGCTATCAACTATTTCCCAATTCTTCTCCACATAATCGCTCAGGAAGTAAGGCACTCCATAGCCTTTATTAGCCCTAGTAACTAATCCATGCTTCTCCAATATCTCCAAGTGATAAATAATGGTTCTATAATTAACACCCAAATGCTTGGCTAATTGGTTTGGATTCATGGGTTTCTCCCTTAATGCTAACATTATTTGGAACCTCATCCATCCACCTCGGGATCCCCCAAGCAACCATATAAGCATTCTTCTCCAATCCTTTATATCGCTAAACATTATAGTAAGCTTATCCCTACTCTCTCTTTTAAAGACATTTACTTGTTCCACGCATCATCCTCATCCAGCCCTAATTAAAACGGTTTTTACAAATTATTTACAAAACAATCATAGAGGAATTTCTTGACCTCCTCCCCGCCATTTGGCGAGGGCCCCCCGAGGCCTTGTGAATTACGCCACTTTACAAGTACTACTCCTTCCCTTGGTATTGTGAGTAATCGACCCCTCCTCATTCCCTAGAG
Proteins encoded in this region:
- the rpl2p gene encoding 50S ribosomal protein L2 (one of the primary rRNA-binding proteins; required for association of the 30S and 50S subunits to form the 70S ribosome, for tRNA binding and peptide bond formation), giving the protein MGKRILVQRRGRGGSQFINPKWRRDAPLRYIRYEESQLRGTIKGIVKELMHISGVFPPAAHIVLQDGREMYLPAVEGIYVGKIIEFGSGARVETGNIMPIQSIPEGTMISNIEKRPGDGGKYARSNGSYAVVLVHKGNFTSIQLPSGIIVDVDSRSRATIGIVAGGGRTEKPMVKAGAKYHLAKSKSWKYPLVRGKAMSAYAHPHGGGSHQHGGTPVPRNAPPGQKVGFIAPMCTGRGCRRVRAQMQQQQRQATQRTTH
- a CDS encoding ArsR family transcriptional regulator encodes the protein MFSDIKDWRRMLIWLLGGSRGGWMRFQIMLALREKPMNPNQLAKHLGVNYRTIIYHLEILEKHGLVTRANKGYGVPYFLSDYVEKNWEIVDSAVRAARGER